One Frankia alni ACN14a DNA window includes the following coding sequences:
- a CDS encoding ABC transporter ATP-binding protein: MTRFGVHDLTVQFGGLRALDQVSFAVEPATFVGLIGPNGAGKTTFMDAVTGFTPATGTVTFEGHDLSRVPAHRRIRTGIGRTFQTLELFEDLTVRENLTAAAEKSTWWSPLVDLVRPRPSRAAAEAVEDALSRLRIEDLADVLPPDLSLGQRKFVTVARALALRPRLLLLDEPAAGLGTSEALAFAARLRELVEEGLTIIMIDHDMGMVLKVCDEIHVLDFGRLIASGDPEAIRQDPRVIQAYLGVDDDPAAAEAAEAAEAAVGPENGPVR; the protein is encoded by the coding sequence ATGACCCGTTTCGGTGTCCACGACCTCACCGTCCAGTTCGGCGGACTGCGGGCGCTCGACCAGGTCTCCTTCGCGGTCGAACCGGCCACGTTCGTCGGCCTCATCGGCCCCAACGGTGCGGGCAAGACGACCTTCATGGATGCCGTCACCGGCTTCACCCCCGCCACCGGAACCGTGACGTTCGAGGGCCACGACCTCAGCAGGGTGCCCGCCCACCGGCGGATCCGGACCGGCATCGGACGCACGTTCCAGACGCTTGAACTGTTCGAGGACCTCACCGTCCGCGAGAACCTGACCGCGGCGGCGGAGAAATCCACCTGGTGGTCGCCGTTGGTGGATCTCGTCCGGCCCCGCCCGTCGAGGGCGGCCGCCGAGGCGGTCGAGGACGCGCTGTCGCGGCTGCGGATCGAGGACCTGGCCGACGTGCTGCCGCCCGACCTGTCCCTCGGGCAGCGCAAGTTCGTCACCGTCGCCCGAGCGCTGGCGCTGCGCCCCCGACTGCTGCTGCTGGACGAGCCGGCCGCGGGACTCGGGACGAGCGAGGCGCTGGCCTTCGCCGCACGGCTGCGGGAACTCGTCGAGGAGGGCCTGACCATCATCATGATCGACCATGACATGGGGATGGTCCTCAAGGTCTGCGACGAGATCCATGTCCTGGACTTCGGCCGGCTCATCGCCAGCGGCGACCCGGAGGCGATTCGGCAGGACCCACGGGTGATCCAGGCGTATCTCGGCGTCGACGACGATCCGGCGGCGGCCGAGGCGGCCGAGGCGGCCGAGGCGGCCGTCGGTCCCGAGAACGGGCCGGTGCGATGA
- a CDS encoding CocE/NonD family hydrolase — MEVDKDQFVPMRDGVHLAVDIYRPDQLSRHAAVLIITPYKKDAQFDMPIGSDGRRMTALPIVIPPGVNPMLLSVRPMVDAGFVVAVADARGTGFSEGNYDYYNLVEGPFDGYDLVEWLAEQPWCDGNVGITGGSAAAISCYTTALTHPPHLRAMAPNMHPADFYTDQWRIGGVFRYENRIGWATSQYGNISPIDPGDPESPGYERRRAVYEARFDQWYQRIAAGQNPANLDWLTEMYQHDAYDDFWRSRSFLRRAQETALPTLHSGVWYDHFVRGTLSSHEASEGPKRLFVGPGSLAIRPELGDGGLTALQIAWFDHFLRGAKNDVLAGPQARLYLLGDERYVDVPSWPVPAVATRFHLASSADGPVGSGIDGVLLAVPRASDTSSLLKHDPANPNRTPPDPADQRSFEEGCLTFSSAVLEADLTVVGTPRLVLHATTDAPDVDFCVRLCDVFPDGRSRLLNTGALKGSHVDGDEHPTALVAGQVYEFDIEIWPTANVFRAGHRIRVDVSTSDFPFFEVNQHPSNTEVFHDSGRPSHLLLPVVESPLPAAGA, encoded by the coding sequence ATGGAAGTCGACAAGGATCAGTTCGTCCCGATGCGAGACGGCGTTCACCTGGCCGTCGACATCTACCGGCCCGACCAGCTTTCCCGGCACGCGGCCGTACTGATCATCACGCCGTACAAGAAGGATGCCCAGTTCGACATGCCGATCGGCTCCGACGGACGCCGAATGACGGCACTGCCCATCGTGATTCCGCCAGGGGTCAACCCGATGCTCCTGAGCGTCAGACCAATGGTCGACGCGGGGTTCGTGGTGGCGGTGGCCGACGCCCGTGGAACTGGTTTCTCGGAAGGCAACTACGACTACTACAATCTGGTGGAAGGGCCGTTCGACGGATATGACCTCGTCGAGTGGCTCGCCGAGCAGCCCTGGTGCGACGGAAACGTCGGCATCACCGGGGGATCGGCCGCCGCCATCTCCTGTTACACCACGGCGCTGACCCACCCCCCGCACCTGCGCGCCATGGCCCCGAACATGCACCCGGCCGACTTCTACACCGACCAGTGGCGGATCGGCGGCGTCTTCCGCTACGAGAACCGCATCGGCTGGGCGACGAGCCAGTACGGGAACATCTCCCCGATCGACCCGGGGGACCCGGAGAGTCCGGGCTACGAACGCAGGCGGGCCGTGTACGAAGCACGCTTCGACCAGTGGTACCAGCGCATCGCGGCCGGCCAGAATCCCGCCAACCTCGACTGGCTGACGGAGATGTACCAGCACGACGCCTATGACGACTTCTGGCGGTCCCGTAGTTTCCTGCGCCGGGCGCAGGAGACGGCACTTCCCACGCTGCACAGCGGCGTGTGGTACGACCATTTCGTCCGCGGCACCCTGTCGAGCCATGAGGCATCGGAGGGCCCGAAGCGGCTGTTCGTCGGCCCCGGAAGCCTGGCGATCCGGCCCGAGCTCGGCGACGGCGGCCTGACCGCACTGCAGATCGCGTGGTTCGACCACTTTCTGCGCGGCGCGAAGAACGACGTCCTGGCCGGCCCCCAGGCCCGGCTGTACCTGCTGGGCGACGAGCGCTACGTCGACGTGCCGAGCTGGCCGGTGCCGGCCGTTGCAACCAGGTTCCACCTCGCCTCCTCGGCCGACGGCCCGGTCGGGTCGGGGATCGACGGCGTGCTGCTGGCCGTCCCACGGGCGAGCGACACCTCCAGTCTCCTGAAGCACGACCCGGCCAATCCGAACCGAACGCCACCGGACCCCGCCGACCAGAGGTCCTTCGAGGAAGGCTGCCTGACGTTTTCCTCGGCGGTCCTCGAGGCCGACCTGACGGTCGTCGGCACCCCGCGCCTCGTCCTGCACGCCACGACGGACGCGCCCGACGTCGACTTCTGCGTCCGGCTCTGCGACGTGTTTCCCGACGGCCGGTCGCGGCTGCTCAACACCGGCGCCCTGAAGGGATCGCACGTCGACGGTGACGAGCATCCGACCGCCCTGGTGGCCGGCCAGGTCTACGAGTTCGACATCGAGATCTGGCCCACCGCGAACGTGTTCCGGGCCGGCCATCGGATCCGCGTCGACGTCTCGACCTCCGATTTCCCGTTCTTCGAGGTCAACCAACACCCGTCGAACACGGAGGTCTTCCACGACAGCGGTCGACCGTCCCATCTCCTGCTGCCCGTCGTCGAGTCCCCGTTACCCGCGGCCGGTGCGTGA
- a CDS encoding lamin tail domain-containing protein — protein MRRHSRGKVRLAVATALAVVAVATVGLFGMPAMAAGPADVRINEVESSGGSPGDWVELTNIGSAAVDVSGWVVKDNDDSHVFTVASGTSLAPGGHLVLDVDPVFGLGSADSVRLYQPGGTTLVDSYTWTSHASTTYGRCPDGTGAFTTTTSSTRGAANACPATVWPGGSAVATADDANVFGTNLSGLSFQSSSVLWAVKNGPGTLYRLVPNGAKWQPDTTGGWASGKALHYAGGTGDPDAEGVVTTPDGVVVSTERDNSNSGTSLLKVLRYDGSSTAPSLNATAEWNLTADLPAVAANSGLEAISWIPDTYLTAHGFHDEHTNTAYDPGAYPGHGSGLYFVGLEANGSVYAYALNQGGGAYTRIATVASGFPAVMDLEYEPATGHLWAECDDTCQGRTATLDINAQGRLTGTAVYARPSGMSNYNNEGFALAPQDSCSSGHKPVVWSDDDNDSSHALRTGTLNCTP, from the coding sequence TTGCGTAGACATTCGCGTGGGAAGGTGCGACTCGCCGTCGCCACAGCTCTGGCCGTCGTCGCCGTCGCCACAGTCGGCCTGTTCGGCATGCCGGCAATGGCAGCGGGGCCGGCGGACGTGCGGATCAACGAGGTCGAGTCGAGCGGTGGGTCGCCCGGTGACTGGGTGGAGCTGACGAACATCGGTTCGGCGGCGGTGGACGTCTCCGGCTGGGTCGTCAAGGACAACGACGACTCGCACGTGTTCACCGTGGCGTCGGGAACGTCGCTGGCGCCCGGCGGGCATCTGGTTCTCGACGTCGATCCGGTGTTCGGCCTCGGTAGCGCCGATTCGGTGCGGCTGTACCAGCCGGGTGGCACGACGCTGGTCGATTCCTACACCTGGACCTCGCACGCGTCGACGACCTACGGACGCTGCCCCGACGGCACCGGTGCGTTCACGACGACCACCTCGTCGACGCGCGGCGCGGCAAACGCCTGCCCCGCCACCGTGTGGCCCGGCGGCTCGGCCGTCGCCACCGCCGACGACGCGAACGTGTTCGGCACGAACCTCAGCGGGCTGTCGTTCCAGAGCTCCAGCGTTCTGTGGGCGGTGAAGAACGGTCCCGGCACGCTCTACCGGCTCGTGCCGAACGGCGCGAAGTGGCAGCCCGACACGACCGGCGGCTGGGCCTCGGGCAAGGCGCTGCACTACGCCGGCGGGACCGGCGATCCCGACGCGGAAGGCGTGGTCACCACTCCCGACGGCGTGGTCGTCTCCACCGAACGGGACAACAGCAACAGCGGCACCAGCCTGCTGAAGGTCCTGCGGTACGACGGTTCCTCCACGGCCCCCTCGCTGAACGCGACAGCGGAATGGAACCTCACCGCCGACCTGCCTGCCGTGGCGGCCAACAGCGGGCTCGAGGCCATCTCGTGGATTCCCGACACGTACCTCACCGCGCACGGGTTCCACGACGAGCACACCAACACCGCCTACGACCCGGGCGCCTATCCCGGCCACGGCAGCGGCCTGTACTTCGTCGGTCTTGAGGCCAACGGCTCCGTCTACGCCTACGCGCTCAACCAGGGCGGCGGTGCCTACACCCGGATCGCCACCGTCGCGAGCGGTTTCCCCGCAGTCATGGACCTCGAGTACGAGCCCGCGACCGGCCACCTGTGGGCCGAGTGCGACGACACCTGCCAGGGCCGCACCGCGACGCTCGACATCAACGCCCAGGGCCGGCTCACCGGTACCGCCGTGTACGCCCGCCCCTCCGGGATGTCCAACTACAACAACGAGGGATTCGCCCTCGCCCCGCAGGACAGCTGCTCGTCCGGGCACAAGCCGGTCGTCTGGTCCGACGACGACAACGACTCCAGCCACGCCCTGCGCACCGGCACCCTGAACTGCACCCCCTGA
- a CDS encoding GNAT family N-acetyltransferase, producing MTLDIAESLPAVMVPTVRTERLILRGWTAGDIPAYTRMALDPRMSRYTGSPSSEGAVWNMFALQIGHWALNGFGMWLAHERATGEFIGRAGLYREYGWPGLEAAWTIRPQRWGEGFATEGGAAAVEYAFTGLRADRVISIIHPENAASIRVAVKLGMTFAEATERNGQPRHIYAISRPDWRPSTAGSR from the coding sequence ATGACCCTTGACATAGCCGAGTCGCTCCCTGCGGTCATGGTGCCGACCGTGCGTACCGAGCGGCTCATCCTGCGCGGGTGGACCGCCGGCGACATCCCCGCCTACACCCGGATGGCGTTGGACCCGCGGATGAGCCGCTACACCGGATCGCCGTCGAGCGAAGGCGCGGTCTGGAACATGTTCGCGTTACAGATCGGGCACTGGGCCCTCAACGGCTTCGGCATGTGGCTCGCGCACGAGCGGGCCACCGGAGAGTTCATCGGGCGCGCCGGCCTCTACCGGGAGTACGGCTGGCCCGGCCTGGAAGCCGCCTGGACCATCCGCCCGCAGCGGTGGGGGGAGGGATTCGCGACCGAGGGCGGTGCCGCGGCGGTCGAGTACGCCTTCACCGGTCTCCGCGCCGACCGGGTCATCTCGATCATTCACCCGGAGAATGCGGCGTCCATCCGGGTCGCGGTCAAGCTCGGCATGACGTTCGCGGAAGCCACCGAGCGCAACGGCCAGCCGCGGCACATCTACGCGATCAGCCGTCCCGACTGGAGGCCGTCCACCGCGGGATCTCGGTGA
- a CDS encoding helix-turn-helix domain-containing protein, giving the protein MNEDRTGAVALGRRIRILRGRMSQDTLSRRIGFHRTRISKAENGELPSADLCAALDDYWRTGGEIAAWQARLEAARDGDGDGAAGTDRRQVFEFSAAGLIAADTYRRRARRNPDALTLSELADEVDGHAAVFTTTPHAILAPRVYRTWQSAERLLDAGAKTRAQARLTQIAGYSAYMLSRLAFNLGDQAASRRFVTQAGDHADQIDDPVLAAAMAAMSSTLAFYGHQYTEAVEFARRAPDHPYTRARLAAYEARALAALGDPGGTREALARMRRAVIDVPARPGSSPFGPATAESFTAGVLARLGAGDEAEPIARAAVDAFERGRAVGFEDHGHAVMVLATALVRRPRPDAAEAARLGLRALAILAASPTQTLISRAGRLAADLAGHAPLPEVVDFRERLIAVTRPALMEE; this is encoded by the coding sequence GTGAACGAGGACAGGACCGGCGCGGTGGCGCTGGGGCGGCGGATTCGGATCCTGCGCGGCCGCATGAGTCAGGACACGTTGAGCCGGCGGATCGGGTTCCACCGGACCCGGATCTCCAAGGCCGAGAACGGGGAGCTGCCCTCCGCCGATCTGTGCGCCGCGCTCGACGACTACTGGCGGACCGGGGGGGAGATCGCCGCCTGGCAGGCCCGACTCGAGGCGGCCCGCGACGGCGACGGCGACGGCGCGGCCGGGACCGACCGCAGGCAGGTCTTCGAGTTCTCGGCGGCCGGACTGATCGCCGCGGACACCTATCGGCGGCGAGCGCGCCGCAACCCGGACGCGCTCACCCTGAGTGAACTCGCCGACGAGGTCGACGGTCATGCGGCGGTGTTCACCACCACGCCTCACGCGATTCTCGCGCCGCGGGTGTATCGCACCTGGCAGTCCGCCGAGCGGCTCCTCGACGCGGGCGCCAAGACCAGGGCGCAGGCGAGGCTCACCCAGATCGCCGGCTACTCGGCGTACATGCTGTCGCGGCTGGCGTTCAACCTCGGCGATCAGGCGGCCTCACGGCGCTTCGTCACCCAGGCCGGCGATCATGCCGACCAGATCGACGACCCGGTGCTGGCCGCCGCCATGGCGGCGATGTCCTCCACCCTGGCGTTCTACGGCCACCAGTACACCGAGGCCGTCGAGTTCGCGCGCCGGGCGCCGGACCATCCCTACACCCGGGCCAGGCTCGCCGCCTACGAGGCGCGGGCGCTGGCCGCCCTCGGGGATCCGGGGGGCACCCGGGAGGCGCTGGCCCGGATGCGCCGAGCCGTGATCGACGTCCCGGCCCGGCCCGGAAGCTCGCCGTTCGGGCCGGCGACGGCCGAGTCGTTCACCGCCGGCGTCCTCGCCCGGCTCGGCGCGGGCGACGAGGCGGAGCCGATCGCCCGCGCCGCCGTCGACGCCTTCGAACGCGGCCGGGCCGTCGGCTTCGAGGACCACGGCCACGCCGTCATGGTCCTCGCGACCGCCCTCGTGCGCCGCCCGCGTCCCGATGCCGCCGAGGCGGCCCGGCTCGGGTTGCGGGCCCTGGCGATCCTGGCCGCGAGCCCGACCCAGACGCTCATCAGCCGCGCGGGACGGCTCGCTGCCGATCTCGCCGGGCATGCTCCCCTCCCGGAGGTCGTGGACTTCCGTGAACGGCTCATCGCCGTTACCCGGCCGGCTTTGATGGAGGAATGA
- a CDS encoding class I SAM-dependent DNA methyltransferase → MTSSAVWDDETAERYDSISAEKFAPKVLGPTVDLLARLAGAGAALEFAIGTGRVGLPLVARGVPVTGIELSASMVARLRRKADEATLPVVVGDMATATVPGEFSLVFLVWNSISNLRTQAEQVACFRNAARHLGPGGRFVLELWVPPIRRLPPGQCAVPISTGDRHLVFDTYDPATQQCTSHHYWHEADGTVRHGSGEFRYIWPAECDLMAQLAGLDLENRFADWDGSPFTADSESHVSVWRKPPAGPGPA, encoded by the coding sequence GTGACGAGCAGCGCGGTGTGGGACGACGAGACGGCGGAGCGCTACGACAGCATCTCCGCCGAGAAGTTCGCGCCGAAGGTGCTCGGTCCGACCGTCGATCTGCTGGCCCGTCTGGCCGGTGCGGGTGCGGCGTTGGAGTTCGCGATCGGCACCGGTCGCGTCGGCCTCCCGCTCGTCGCCCGGGGCGTTCCCGTGACCGGCATCGAACTGTCGGCGTCGATGGTCGCCCGACTGCGCCGCAAGGCCGATGAGGCGACCCTGCCCGTGGTCGTCGGCGACATGGCCACCGCCACTGTGCCCGGCGAGTTCTCCCTCGTCTTCCTGGTGTGGAACAGCATCTCCAACCTGCGCACCCAGGCGGAGCAGGTCGCATGTTTCCGTAACGCCGCCCGGCATCTCGGTCCGGGTGGGCGCTTTGTCCTTGAGCTGTGGGTGCCGCCGATACGGCGCCTGCCTCCCGGCCAGTGCGCGGTCCCGATCAGCACCGGTGACCGACACCTCGTCTTCGACACCTACGACCCCGCCACGCAGCAGTGCACCTCCCATCACTACTGGCACGAGGCCGACGGGACGGTGCGCCACGGCTCCGGCGAGTTCCGGTACATCTGGCCGGCCGAATGCGACCTCATGGCGCAACTCGCCGGTCTGGACCTGGAGAACCGGTTCGCCGACTGGGACGGCAGCCCTTTCACGGCGGACAGCGAGAGTCACGTCTCCGTCTGGCGTAAGCCACCGGCCGGGCCCGGGCCGGCCTGA